A stretch of the Archangium violaceum genome encodes the following:
- the bioD gene encoding dethiobiotin synthase, translating to MATRASEGRWPRFFVTGTDTGVGKTQASRALLSLLADAGLSPQGFKPYESGCASLSAPSDALSLREAARSDLPLDIVCPHRFRAPLAPGVAARRLGREPDWNVTLAAWERIRHGSVVVEGAGGLFVALDSSHDVIDLISALGLPVLLVARAGLGTLNHTALSLEALAARNIPVAAVLLSRSTSSRDPSERDNPALIAERHRVQVLGPVPYLVDPRRRHAAFRKALAPLVENVLATGRSNRARAR from the coding sequence TTGGCAACCCGAGCTTCCGAGGGTCGTTGGCCGCGCTTCTTCGTCACGGGCACGGATACGGGCGTCGGTAAGACGCAGGCGTCGCGTGCCCTGTTGTCCCTGCTCGCCGACGCGGGGCTCTCTCCCCAGGGCTTCAAGCCCTATGAGAGCGGGTGTGCCTCCCTCTCCGCGCCCTCGGACGCGCTCTCCCTTCGCGAAGCCGCCCGGAGCGACCTGCCCCTCGACATCGTCTGTCCGCACCGCTTCCGCGCTCCCCTGGCTCCAGGCGTCGCCGCGCGCCGTCTGGGCCGCGAGCCCGACTGGAACGTCACCCTCGCCGCGTGGGAGCGCATCCGGCACGGGTCCGTCGTCGTCGAGGGCGCCGGTGGGCTCTTCGTCGCCCTCGACTCCTCCCACGACGTCATCGATCTCATCTCCGCGCTCGGCCTTCCCGTCCTGCTCGTCGCCCGCGCGGGCCTGGGCACGCTCAACCACACCGCCCTGTCCCTCGAGGCCCTCGCCGCGCGCAACATCCCTGTCGCGGCCGTGCTCCTCTCCCGGAGTACCTCCTCGCGCGACCCCTCCGAGCGCGACAACCCCGCCCTCATCGCCGAGCGCCACCGTGTCCAGGTACTGGGTCCCGTGCCCTACCTGGTGGATCCCCGCCGGCGTCACGCGGCCTTCCGAAAGGCGCTCGCACCGCTGGTGGAGAACGTGCTCGCTACAGGGCGCTCCAATCGCGCGCGAGCCCGATAA
- the bioB gene encoding biotin synthase BioB: MSDSAAHDFHGHAHFATPPPGVVVRHDWTLAEVRGLYELPLLELIHKAQTVHRAVFQDNKVQLCSLLSIKTGGCPEDCGYCPQAARYHKDTGLEAEKLMSVSSVLDAASKARAAGATRFCMGAAWREVKDGPQFDSVLEMVRGVKSLGMEACATLGMLTESQARRLREAGLSAYNHNLDTSEDKYGDIISTRTYQDRLDTLERVRKAGISVCSGGIIGMGESVDDRCKLLLTLANQEVHPESVPINALVPVKGTPLQHQQPVQSVEMVRTIATARILMPMAMVRLSAGRMQMNEEAQLLCMLAGANSLFFGEKLLTTGNPEYTQDMALLAKAGIRPLEPDTSR; encoded by the coding sequence ATGTCCGACTCCGCCGCCCACGACTTCCACGGTCACGCCCACTTCGCCACGCCGCCTCCGGGTGTCGTCGTCCGCCACGACTGGACGCTCGCCGAGGTGCGAGGTCTCTACGAGCTGCCCCTGCTGGAGCTCATCCACAAGGCGCAGACCGTCCACCGGGCCGTCTTCCAGGACAACAAGGTGCAGCTGTGCTCGCTGCTGTCCATCAAGACGGGCGGCTGCCCCGAGGACTGCGGCTACTGCCCCCAGGCCGCGCGCTACCACAAGGACACCGGCCTGGAGGCCGAGAAGCTCATGTCCGTGTCGTCCGTGCTGGACGCCGCCTCCAAGGCGCGCGCCGCCGGCGCCACCCGCTTCTGCATGGGCGCCGCCTGGCGCGAGGTGAAGGACGGGCCCCAGTTCGACAGCGTCCTGGAGATGGTCCGCGGCGTGAAGTCGCTCGGCATGGAGGCCTGTGCCACGCTCGGCATGCTCACCGAGAGCCAGGCCCGTCGCCTTCGCGAGGCCGGCCTCTCCGCCTACAACCACAACCTCGACACCTCCGAGGACAAGTACGGCGACATCATCTCCACCCGCACGTACCAGGATCGGCTCGACACCCTCGAGCGCGTGCGCAAGGCCGGCATCTCCGTGTGCTCCGGCGGCATCATCGGCATGGGTGAGTCCGTGGATGATCGCTGCAAGCTGCTGCTCACGCTCGCCAACCAGGAGGTCCACCCCGAGTCCGTGCCCATCAACGCGCTCGTCCCCGTGAAGGGCACCCCCCTGCAGCACCAGCAGCCCGTGCAGTCCGTGGAGATGGTCCGCACCATCGCCACCGCCCGCATCCTCATGCCCATGGCCATGGTCCGCCTGTCCGCCGGCCGCATGCAGATGAACGAGGAGGCCCAGCTGTTGTGCATGCTCGCGGGCGCCAACTCGCTCTTCTTCGGCGAGAAGCTGCTCACCACCGGCAACCCCGAGTACACCCAGGACATGGCCCTCCTCGCGAAGGCCGGTATTCGTCCCCTGGAACCGGATACGTCCCGGTAG
- a CDS encoding GlsB/YeaQ/YmgE family stress response membrane protein — translation MSIIWFIVVGLVAGLIARALLPGRQSMGLVATMLLGIVGSFVGGFIGALFSPSRRILDLNPSGLIMSVVGAIVVLLLVGWAGRGRRIHA, via the coding sequence ATGAGCATCATCTGGTTCATCGTGGTGGGTCTGGTCGCGGGTCTGATCGCTCGGGCGCTTCTCCCGGGCCGGCAGTCGATGGGTCTGGTGGCGACGATGCTGCTGGGCATCGTGGGCTCGTTCGTGGGTGGCTTCATCGGCGCGCTCTTCTCTCCGAGCCGACGCATTCTCGACCTCAACCCCTCGGGCCTCATCATGTCCGTGGTAGGCGCCATCGTCGTCCTACTCCTGGTGGGCTGGGCGGGCCGAGGCCGTCGAATCCACGCCTGA
- the bioF gene encoding 8-amino-7-oxononanoate synthase, with protein MAPDTRYPHPGPLPEGEGVCTAWARAELDSLVSRGLKRVLEPLDSPQGPLVRVGGETFVNFASNDYLGLAASPSVRAAAAAALETQGLGSGASRLVVGDTSVHQRLETRLASFERSEAALLFNSGYAANVGTLQALVGPEDAVFSDSLNHASLIDGCRLSRARVVVYPHADVEALERALAATPARRRLVVTDTVFSMDGDHAPLREIVRVCRAHGAALLVDEAHATGVLGARGAGLCEELGLCDAVDVRMGTLSKSLGGLGAYICASRPVVELVLNRARPLVYSTALPAALCAAAEAAVDIVEHDDALRARLWRNIRRFSAGLRSLGFVAEPRSAIFPVIVGEPERAVAASRALRARGLLVKAIRPPTVPVGTSRLRFCLSAAHTEGQVDLALEGLRSLNL; from the coding sequence ATGGCTCCGGATACGCGATACCCTCACCCCGGCCCTCTCCCGGAGGGAGAGGGGGTTTGCACGGCCTGGGCACGGGCTGAGTTGGATTCTCTTGTCTCCCGGGGGTTGAAGCGGGTTCTGGAGCCGCTCGACTCTCCCCAGGGTCCGCTCGTGCGCGTGGGCGGCGAGACGTTCGTCAACTTCGCCTCCAATGACTACCTGGGCCTCGCAGCCTCTCCCTCCGTGCGCGCCGCCGCCGCCGCCGCCCTGGAAACCCAGGGGCTGGGCTCCGGGGCCAGCCGGCTCGTCGTGGGCGACACCTCCGTCCACCAGCGGCTGGAGACCCGGCTCGCTTCCTTCGAGCGCTCCGAGGCCGCCCTCCTGTTCAACTCGGGCTATGCGGCCAACGTCGGCACCCTCCAGGCCCTCGTCGGCCCCGAGGACGCCGTCTTCTCCGACTCCCTCAACCACGCCTCGCTCATCGACGGCTGCCGTCTCTCACGCGCCCGGGTCGTCGTCTATCCGCATGCCGATGTCGAGGCGCTGGAGCGGGCCCTGGCCGCGACTCCCGCCCGCCGCCGGCTCGTCGTCACCGACACCGTGTTCTCCATGGATGGGGACCATGCGCCCCTGCGGGAGATCGTTCGCGTCTGCCGGGCCCACGGTGCCGCGCTCCTCGTCGACGAGGCCCATGCCACCGGAGTCCTTGGTGCTCGCGGGGCGGGGTTGTGCGAGGAGCTCGGGCTCTGTGACGCCGTCGACGTGCGCATGGGCACCTTGAGCAAGTCGCTCGGCGGGTTGGGCGCGTACATCTGTGCGTCCCGTCCCGTGGTGGAGCTCGTGCTCAATCGCGCGCGGCCCCTCGTCTACTCGACGGCGCTCCCCGCCGCCCTGTGCGCCGCCGCCGAGGCCGCCGTGGACATCGTCGAGCACGATGACGCACTGCGCGCCCGGTTGTGGCGCAACATCCGGCGCTTCTCCGCGGGCCTGCGCTCACTCGGGTTCGTCGCGGAGCCCCGCAGCGCCATCTTCCCCGTCATCGTTGGTGAGCCTGAGCGCGCCGTCGCGGCGTCTCGTGCGCTGCGTGCCCGCGGTCTGCTCGTGAAGGCTATCCGGCCTCCGACCGTCCCCGTCGGCACCAGCCGGCTCCGCTTCTGTCTATCCGCCGCGCACACCGAGGGCCAGGTGGACCTGGCACTCGAGGGGCTGCGCTCGCTGAATCTCTGA